A window of Christiangramia forsetii KT0803 contains these coding sequences:
- a CDS encoding DUF3109 family protein, with product MFQLGKTLVSEEIIKNDFLCNLSACKGACCIDGEAGAPVEPEERAIMEEIYPKVKPYLRKEGIEAIEKQGVYITRENGEIETPLIDNADCAYVTFDEKGTALCGIEEAYNQGDISWKKPVSCHLYPVRIQEYSSFSAVNYHRWEICDDACSLGAELQVPIYKFVKEALIRKYGEDWYKELEVVAKGITQK from the coding sequence ATGTTTCAATTAGGTAAAACTTTAGTTTCTGAAGAGATCATTAAAAATGATTTTTTGTGCAACCTTTCGGCCTGTAAAGGCGCTTGCTGTATAGACGGTGAAGCCGGCGCTCCCGTAGAGCCGGAAGAAAGAGCGATTATGGAAGAGATATATCCCAAAGTTAAACCCTATTTACGCAAAGAAGGCATTGAAGCTATTGAGAAACAAGGTGTTTATATTACCCGCGAGAATGGTGAAATTGAAACTCCTTTGATAGACAATGCAGATTGCGCGTACGTGACTTTTGATGAAAAAGGTACTGCCTTATGCGGAATTGAGGAAGCATACAACCAGGGCGATATCTCCTGGAAGAAACCTGTCTCCTGCCATCTATATCCCGTACGAATCCAGGAATATTCTTCTTTTTCTGCTGTAAATTATCACCGCTGGGAAATATGTGATGATGCCTGTAGTCTTGGTGCCGAGTTACAGGTTCCTATCTATAAATTTGTAAAAGAAGCCCTTATTAGAAAATACGGTGAAGATTGGTACAAGGAATTAGAAGTAGTCGCAAAAGGAATCACCCAGAAATAA
- a CDS encoding MarC family protein has protein sequence MFKVLDFRQIFTAGMILFAVIDIIGNIPIIIDLRKKVGHIQSEKASIVAGIIMIVFLFLGKEILNLIGIDVNSFAVAGSFILFFLALEMILGISLYKDDAPETASVVPLAFPLIAGAGTMTSLVSLQAEYETLNIIVAIVINIIFVYLVLKSSGKIERILGSQGINVIRKVFGVILLAIAVKLFAANIQSLFS, from the coding sequence ATGTTTAAAGTGTTGGATTTTAGGCAAATATTTACTGCAGGGATGATTCTTTTCGCGGTAATAGATATAATTGGGAACATACCAATTATTATTGATCTACGTAAGAAAGTAGGTCATATTCAGAGTGAAAAGGCCTCTATTGTAGCGGGGATAATTATGATTGTTTTTCTCTTTCTCGGGAAGGAGATTTTAAACCTAATTGGGATAGACGTAAATTCTTTTGCAGTTGCAGGTTCATTTATTCTGTTCTTTTTGGCTTTGGAAATGATCCTGGGTATTAGTCTTTATAAAGATGATGCCCCAGAAACAGCTTCGGTAGTTCCATTGGCTTTTCCATTAATTGCCGGTGCTGGTACGATGACCTCTTTAGTCTCATTGCAGGCCGAATATGAAACGCTAAATATTATTGTTGCTATCGTTATCAATATTATATTTGTATACCTGGTTCTAAAGTCTTCAGGAAAGATAGAGAGGATTCTGGGAAGCCAGGGTATTAATGTAATCAGGAAAGTTTTTGGAGTAATTCTTCTGGCAATTGCTGTAAAACTTTTCGCTGCGAATATTCAGAGTTTATTTTCATGA
- a CDS encoding FAD-dependent oxidoreductase — MDFDVIIIGGGAAGLSCALVIGSGMSKPFAENRKAGIILHQKSSHLQSALLNNVFGIPPETKGVDVLNQGVAHLTDLYPEVRQISREKVIEVAGINGRYRVITNRNEYSAERVVVAVGYTSPFRINGLEEYLIPHKKAKISKNRIQLKNEDHLVKSGLYVAGTLAGWRSQYAIASGSGAAVATDILTVWNNEEHTKVHDKLT; from the coding sequence ATGGATTTTGATGTTATAATCATTGGCGGTGGCGCTGCGGGTCTTTCCTGTGCTTTGGTCATTGGTTCTGGGATGTCTAAGCCATTTGCTGAAAATAGAAAAGCAGGAATAATCCTGCATCAAAAATCTTCTCATTTACAATCTGCATTGCTTAATAATGTATTTGGAATTCCTCCTGAAACAAAGGGGGTGGATGTATTGAATCAGGGTGTTGCACATCTTACAGATTTATACCCTGAAGTCCGGCAAATTTCGAGAGAAAAAGTAATAGAGGTTGCTGGAATTAACGGCAGATACCGCGTAATAACAAATAGGAATGAATATTCAGCCGAAAGAGTTGTGGTCGCAGTTGGATATACCAGCCCATTTAGAATTAACGGGCTGGAGGAATACCTGATTCCGCATAAAAAAGCGAAAATATCCAAAAACAGGATTCAGCTAAAGAATGAAGATCATTTGGTGAAATCAGGTTTATATGTGGCGGGTACCCTCGCCGGCTGGCGGAGTCAATACGCAATCGCGAGTGGAAGCGGAGCCGCTGTTGCTACAGATATCTTAACGGTCTGGAATAATGAAGAGCATACAAAAGTGCACGATAAACTAACTTAG
- a CDS encoding S41 family peptidase: MKGKNKIYTPLLLSIACAIGLILGARMDFDPTDELFSANPKKQKLNRLIDYIDYEYVDDVNTDSIVDVTVNKILENLDPHSVYIPKDEYRRVTENMKGDFVGIGVSFYKIQDTIVVIKALEGGPSEKIGIRGGDRILYANGEKLFDREISDDSITTQLKGKANTKVTLKILRKGIEDLLTFKLKRGKVPLKSVNATYMLTQDLGYIKIDRFSETTYEEFSQSIKDLKKEGAKQIALDLRGNPGGYLSEAINIADEFIKDDKLILFTKNKSGAIEETYAQRKGAFENGKVFVLINENSASASEVVAGALQDNDVGTIVGRRSYGKGLVQREMELGDGSAVRLTIARYYTPTGRSIQKPYDNGNESYFNDYMRRYKNGELNSEDSIEVNDSLKYETPGGKIVYGGGGIIPDIFVPKDTDSEKEKLTFFLRGGYMSRFVFDILEQNRAYYNSISKKVFRDEIVITEEMIQDFDRYLKNMNLGIEKTSEARKPLLKKYLKAEIAQQLFGTNVFERYLNEDDRIIMKVIQLSKEK, translated from the coding sequence TTGAAGGGAAAAAATAAAATATATACACCGCTATTATTAAGCATTGCCTGCGCCATTGGATTAATTCTTGGCGCAAGAATGGACTTTGACCCTACAGATGAACTCTTTTCAGCAAACCCTAAAAAACAAAAGCTAAACCGGCTAATCGATTATATCGATTATGAATATGTAGACGATGTGAATACCGATAGTATCGTGGATGTGACCGTCAATAAGATATTAGAGAATCTGGATCCACATTCGGTATATATTCCAAAGGATGAATACAGGAGGGTTACCGAAAACATGAAAGGTGACTTTGTAGGAATCGGGGTGAGTTTTTATAAGATCCAGGATACTATAGTTGTCATTAAAGCACTGGAAGGCGGGCCTAGTGAAAAAATTGGGATTCGTGGCGGCGATAGAATTTTATATGCCAATGGCGAAAAGCTATTTGATAGAGAAATTAGTGATGATTCAATAACTACTCAGTTAAAAGGGAAAGCGAATACCAAAGTTACCCTGAAAATTCTGAGAAAGGGAATTGAAGACCTGCTAACTTTTAAATTGAAACGTGGTAAAGTTCCGCTTAAAAGTGTGAACGCGACCTATATGTTAACCCAAGATCTGGGTTATATTAAAATAGACCGGTTTTCAGAAACCACTTACGAAGAATTTAGCCAGTCAATCAAAGATTTAAAAAAGGAAGGTGCAAAACAGATAGCACTGGATCTTCGGGGCAATCCCGGCGGATATCTTTCAGAAGCGATCAATATTGCCGATGAATTTATTAAAGATGACAAGCTTATACTTTTTACCAAAAACAAAAGCGGAGCTATTGAGGAGACCTATGCCCAGAGAAAAGGAGCTTTTGAGAACGGAAAAGTATTTGTGCTTATAAATGAAAATTCTGCCTCGGCAAGTGAGGTGGTTGCAGGTGCCCTGCAGGATAACGATGTTGGTACTATTGTAGGAAGGAGATCTTACGGAAAAGGTTTGGTACAAAGGGAAATGGAATTAGGGGATGGAAGTGCCGTACGGCTGACGATCGCCAGGTATTATACCCCTACCGGAAGGTCTATTCAAAAACCATATGATAATGGAAATGAATCTTACTTCAACGACTATATGCGCCGTTATAAAAATGGCGAGCTTAACAGCGAAGATAGCATAGAGGTAAATGACAGCCTGAAATACGAAACGCCCGGTGGTAAAATTGTTTACGGTGGCGGCGGAATTATCCCTGATATCTTTGTACCCAAAGATACTGATTCAGAAAAAGAAAAACTTACCTTTTTCCTGCGTGGTGGCTATATGAGCCGGTTTGTATTCGACATTCTTGAACAGAATAGAGCGTATTATAATTCAATTTCCAAAAAAGTTTTCAGGGATGAAATTGTAATTACCGAGGAAATGATTCAGGATTTTGATCGTTATCTAAAGAATATGAATCTTGGCATCGAAAAAACCAGTGAAGCGCGTAAACCTCTTTTGAAGAAATATTTAAAAGCTGAAATTGCCCAGCAACTTTTTGGAACTAATGTATTTGAACGGTATTTAAATGAAGATGATCGAATAATCATGAAAGTAATACAGTTGTCGAAAGAAAAATAA
- a CDS encoding deoxycytidylate deaminase, which produces MNKKKQLKFDKAYLRIAREWSKLSHCNRKQVGALIVKDRMIISDGYNGTPTGFENFCEDEEGYTKWYVLHAEANAILKVAGSTQSCKDATLYITMSPCKECSKLIHQSGISRLVFQIDYKDNSGLEFLKKAGVELEQITELED; this is translated from the coding sequence ATGAATAAAAAAAAACAGCTAAAATTCGATAAGGCTTATTTGAGAATTGCACGGGAATGGAGTAAATTATCCCATTGTAATAGAAAGCAGGTTGGCGCGTTAATTGTAAAAGATAGAATGATTATTTCTGATGGATACAATGGTACCCCCACCGGTTTTGAGAATTTTTGTGAGGATGAAGAGGGCTATACCAAGTGGTATGTTTTGCATGCTGAAGCAAATGCGATATTAAAAGTGGCCGGCTCTACTCAGTCCTGTAAAGATGCTACTTTATATATAACCATGTCTCCCTGTAAGGAATGCAGTAAATTAATACACCAATCTGGTATAAGCAGGCTGGTTTTTCAAATTGATTACAAGGATAATTCGGGCCTTGAATTTTTGAAAAAAGCAGGTGTTGAACTTGAGCAAATAACAGAACTTGAAGATTGA
- a CDS encoding HupE/UreJ family protein: MSQFWLYFELGLDHVLDWQAYDHVLFLIVLVASYGFSTWKRVLWLVTLFTLGHTLALFLSVYQIVKVDADYVEFLIPVTILATAIFDIVTAGKKVRNTNFNLLYFTTAFFGIIHGLGFSSYFKMIAAGSESKFWPLVEFALGIETAQVIVVLAVMIIGFLLQNVLSVSKRDWILVTASIVIGIILPILVESYLAL, from the coding sequence ATGTCGCAATTTTGGCTATACTTTGAGCTCGGACTGGATCACGTCCTGGACTGGCAGGCATATGACCACGTGCTATTTCTTATCGTACTCGTAGCTTCTTATGGCTTTAGCACCTGGAAAAGAGTATTATGGCTGGTCACGCTGTTTACCCTGGGACATACCCTGGCTCTTTTTCTATCGGTATATCAGATCGTAAAAGTTGATGCAGATTATGTGGAGTTTTTAATTCCTGTAACCATTTTAGCAACGGCGATTTTCGATATTGTAACTGCAGGAAAAAAAGTTAGAAATACAAATTTCAATCTTTTATATTTCACAACCGCTTTCTTCGGAATTATTCACGGATTGGGTTTTTCCTCCTATTTCAAGATGATCGCTGCGGGATCTGAAAGTAAATTTTGGCCCCTGGTAGAATTTGCCTTAGGAATTGAAACTGCTCAGGTTATTGTAGTACTCGCAGTTATGATCATAGGCTTTCTGCTTCAAAATGTCCTAAGTGTCTCAAAAAGGGATTGGATACTGGTTACGGCCTCTATAGTAATTGGGATCATCCTCCCTATTCTTGTAGAAAGTTACCTGGCACTGTAG
- a CDS encoding response regulator transcription factor, translating into MQEDLKKISDFWKNTYSSKIRDYRSFKISDDFKIFASLFALGQSYLYIVNLHDLELEYVSESVEMFVSKKVKDLNIHDLLKTVLPEEIGSIDLKGKVISNFYTSFLDRDEALAYKNMFSYRMKDKNGQVRTMLYQAIPLSILENGMPEHVLCIQTDVCHLKVTSTNSVSFVHMNGGKSYFNVDISQGKFDPNACEGDKNLREIISDREKEIVIRFSRGLNAEQIATDLNLSPHTVKTHRRNVLQKSGCTNTTELVAKCLTSGIISPI; encoded by the coding sequence ATGCAAGAAGATCTAAAGAAGATCTCAGATTTCTGGAAAAATACGTATTCAAGTAAGATAAGAGATTACCGCTCTTTTAAAATTTCTGATGATTTTAAAATATTTGCTTCTTTGTTCGCTTTGGGGCAGTCTTATTTATATATTGTAAATCTTCATGATCTCGAACTGGAATATGTTTCAGAATCTGTAGAAATGTTTGTAAGTAAAAAGGTAAAAGATCTTAATATTCATGATCTTTTAAAAACAGTGCTTCCCGAAGAAATTGGCAGTATCGATTTGAAAGGTAAGGTCATCAGTAATTTTTACACCTCTTTTCTGGATCGTGATGAAGCCCTTGCTTATAAAAATATGTTCTCATACCGAATGAAGGATAAAAACGGACAGGTTAGAACGATGCTTTACCAGGCCATCCCATTGAGTATTCTGGAAAATGGAATGCCAGAACATGTGCTGTGTATCCAAACAGATGTTTGTCATCTTAAGGTGACTAGTACCAATTCTGTATCGTTTGTTCATATGAACGGCGGGAAATCATATTTTAATGTAGATATCTCTCAGGGGAAATTTGATCCCAACGCCTGTGAAGGAGACAAAAATCTTCGGGAAATTATTTCAGACCGGGAAAAGGAAATTGTAATTCGATTTTCCAGAGGTTTAAATGCAGAACAGATCGCGACCGATCTGAACCTTTCCCCACATACCGTCAAAACTCATCGAAGAAACGTATTGCAGAAGAGCGGTTGCACCAATACTACGGAATTAGTGGCAAAGTGTCTTACTAGCGGCATAATTTCTCCCATTTAG
- a CDS encoding lipid A deacylase LpxR family protein yields MKYNPFPAILFLLIPCLISAQKIDNLVSFRNIKSDSYFRFNYDNDYFSGTDENYTQGYSLELVAPFLEKNPANYLFLSLKNSEVKYGLAIEHIGFTAPDIGSPEIQIGDRPFAAAIMLKSFAITTDTLAKSRLTSSFNLGLIGPGAFGKEMQVGIHKITGNTIPRGWKNQIKNDVVLNYKIAYEKQLFRAGDYLSLQSNSTAQLGTLFTNASIGLNTNIGLINSAFSVNNRESKFQLYGYSQVLGNIIGYDTTLQGGVFNKDSPYTIPSEEITRLTGQFNYGFILKTRTLYFEYSRTVLTREFETGTPTKWGGIRIGFTF; encoded by the coding sequence ATGAAGTACAATCCTTTTCCCGCCATTTTATTTCTATTGATTCCGTGCCTTATATCGGCTCAAAAAATAGATAATCTGGTATCATTTCGGAATATTAAAAGTGATTCCTACTTTAGATTTAATTACGATAATGATTATTTTTCTGGTACCGATGAAAACTACACTCAAGGGTATAGCTTAGAATTGGTTGCTCCCTTTCTAGAAAAGAATCCTGCTAATTATCTTTTTCTATCACTTAAAAATTCTGAGGTCAAATATGGATTGGCAATAGAGCATATAGGTTTTACAGCCCCTGATATTGGAAGTCCGGAAATCCAAATAGGAGATCGCCCGTTTGCCGCTGCAATTATGCTAAAGAGTTTCGCCATTACCACAGATACATTGGCAAAGTCGAGATTAACATCTTCCTTTAATTTGGGGCTTATAGGTCCCGGTGCCTTTGGAAAAGAAATGCAAGTAGGTATTCATAAAATCACGGGAAACACAATTCCTCGTGGCTGGAAAAATCAGATAAAGAATGATGTAGTTCTAAATTACAAGATAGCTTATGAAAAACAGCTATTTAGAGCGGGAGATTATTTATCGCTGCAATCTAATTCTACTGCACAACTTGGTACTTTATTCACTAATGCATCAATTGGTCTTAACACTAATATTGGACTTATAAATTCAGCATTTTCAGTTAATAACAGGGAAAGTAAATTTCAGCTTTATGGATATTCCCAGGTTCTGGGAAATATTATTGGATATGATACTACGTTACAAGGCGGGGTTTTTAATAAAGATAGTCCGTACACGATTCCTTCTGAAGAAATAACCAGGCTAACAGGCCAATTTAATTACGGTTTTATACTGAAGACCAGAACATTGTATTTTGAATATTCCCGCACGGTACTTACCCGGGAATTTGAGACTGGAACGCCAACAAAATGGGGAGGTATCAGAATCGGTTTTACGTTTTAG
- a CDS encoding LLM class flavin-dependent oxidoreductase: MLQNKKISYSVLDLAVVGQDIPHTKVFKNTVELAQKAEELGYTRFWLAEHHNMVSIASSATTVLMSHVAAKTKNIRIGSGGIMLPNHSPLIVAEQFGTLGSLYSGRIDMGLGRAPGTDQVTAHAIRSDRMNSVYKFPHEIDEIQKYFKNERTTTKVRATVAEGVDVPMYILGSSTDSAHVAAEKGLPYVFASHFAPAQLFQAMEIYYREFQPSEYFDKPYSIAGINVIAADTNEEAEKISTSSLKMMVGVMTGNLDYLQKPQEMTAELQAVRENPSLKRMLQYAFVGDRETIKQNTQDFIKKTGVDEIIVASHIYHQEDRLKSFSIFSDIMKEINS; this comes from the coding sequence ATGCTTCAAAATAAAAAAATATCATATTCTGTGCTGGACCTTGCTGTAGTAGGACAGGATATTCCACATACTAAAGTTTTTAAGAATACTGTTGAACTCGCACAGAAAGCTGAGGAATTGGGCTATACTCGATTCTGGTTGGCAGAACATCATAATATGGTGAGTATTGCCAGTTCTGCTACCACAGTACTGATGAGCCACGTTGCAGCTAAAACAAAAAATATTCGTATTGGTTCGGGTGGGATTATGTTGCCAAACCACTCACCTTTGATCGTAGCCGAACAATTCGGAACTCTGGGGTCATTATATTCAGGTAGAATAGATATGGGGTTGGGGAGAGCACCGGGAACAGATCAGGTAACGGCGCATGCTATAAGAAGTGATAGAATGAATTCTGTCTATAAATTTCCACATGAAATAGATGAAATTCAGAAGTACTTTAAAAATGAAAGAACCACCACCAAGGTTAGAGCTACGGTTGCTGAAGGTGTAGATGTTCCTATGTACATTTTGGGTTCTAGTACAGATAGCGCACATGTAGCCGCTGAAAAAGGACTGCCTTATGTTTTTGCCAGTCATTTTGCGCCGGCACAGTTATTCCAGGCGATGGAAATTTATTACAGAGAATTCCAGCCTTCAGAATATTTTGATAAGCCTTATAGTATTGCGGGAATTAATGTAATCGCAGCAGATACTAATGAGGAAGCAGAAAAGATCTCTACCAGTTCCCTGAAAATGATGGTAGGAGTAATGACGGGGAATTTAGATTATCTTCAAAAACCCCAGGAGATGACTGCAGAATTACAAGCTGTTCGGGAGAATCCGTCTTTAAAAAGAATGCTTCAATATGCCTTTGTGGGGGATCGCGAAACTATTAAACAAAATACCCAAGACTTTATTAAGAAAACAGGGGTAGATGAGATTATCGTCGCTTCCCATATTTATCATCAGGAAGACCGGTTAAAATCATTCAGTATTTTTTCTGACATTATGAAAGAGATCAATTCCTAA
- a CDS encoding FAD-binding oxidoreductase, which translates to MEEIVKIKSIGQVTHDVKQFVVEKPKGYNFTPGHATEVSINKEGWKDEKRPFTFTSLNESDDLEFTIKIYPDHDGVTEQLGKLKQGDELIVRDTWGAIEYKGPGYIIAGGAGITPYIAMLRDLNKKEKTEGLQLIFSNKTDKDIILKDELDNMLGNDATYVITDQKDTKFTNAYLDEEFLKKNIKDYSKQFYVCGPPKMTKEISNILEKLGANPDAVQLDDQ; encoded by the coding sequence ATGGAAGAGATAGTTAAAATAAAATCAATTGGTCAGGTCACACATGATGTAAAGCAATTTGTAGTTGAAAAACCTAAAGGCTATAACTTTACTCCTGGTCATGCAACGGAAGTTTCAATTAATAAAGAAGGATGGAAGGATGAAAAAAGGCCTTTTACGTTCACCAGTCTAAATGAATCTGATGATCTGGAATTCACTATCAAAATTTATCCTGATCACGATGGTGTTACCGAGCAGCTAGGAAAACTAAAACAGGGTGATGAACTGATTGTTCGGGATACCTGGGGAGCGATTGAATATAAAGGGCCAGGTTATATTATTGCCGGCGGAGCTGGAATTACTCCTTATATCGCGATGTTGCGTGATCTAAATAAAAAAGAAAAGACAGAAGGCTTGCAACTTATTTTTTCCAATAAAACCGATAAGGATATTATTTTAAAAGACGAATTGGATAATATGCTAGGTAATGATGCTACCTATGTAATTACCGATCAAAAAGATACTAAGTTCACAAATGCTTATCTGGACGAAGAATTCCTGAAGAAAAATATTAAAGACTATAGCAAGCAATTTTATGTTTGCGGTCCACCTAAAATGACAAAGGAGATTAGCAATATCCTTGAGAAATTAGGAGCTAATCCAGATGCGGTTCAATTAGATGATCAATAA
- a CDS encoding SRPBCC family protein — MASKETINVETSIDKSVEKVWEFWTKPEHITKWNHASEDWLCPSAENDLKEDGKFVYRMEAKDGSFGFDFSGVYKEVKPKKKLVYEIEDGRMVTVIFSEEDNSTTIKQTFEPEDENSKEMQQEGWQSILNTFKKYAEDQN, encoded by the coding sequence ATGGCCTCAAAAGAAACGATAAATGTTGAAACCAGCATTGATAAAAGTGTTGAAAAAGTATGGGAATTCTGGACAAAACCGGAACATATCACCAAATGGAATCATGCTTCAGAAGACTGGTTATGTCCTTCAGCAGAAAATGATCTTAAAGAAGACGGTAAATTTGTATACCGAATGGAAGCAAAAGATGGAAGCTTCGGTTTTGACTTCTCCGGTGTTTACAAGGAGGTAAAACCAAAAAAGAAACTGGTTTACGAAATTGAAGATGGACGAATGGTTACGGTTATTTTTTCAGAAGAAGATAATTCTACCACTATAAAACAAACTTTTGAACCCGAAGATGAAAACTCAAAAGAAATGCAGCAAGAAGGCTGGCAGTCAATTCTCAATACATTCAAAAAATATGCTGAAGATCAGAATTAA
- a CDS encoding cytochrome c oxidase assembly factor Coa1 family protein — protein sequence MKENWLNRNYKWSVPLVSLIIVIIYLFASSGFGKISSDLAQAYADKELYQTAIDKANKDLRVIETIGKIQPIDKMTILNGEVNYSKDNKSVTSTIKVLGDKGKAKLDLIAHRNAKKWKYEQLNIRVINPTKSTQTIEVIKSEK from the coding sequence ATGAAAGAAAACTGGCTCAATAGAAATTATAAATGGTCTGTCCCTTTAGTAAGCCTCATCATTGTAATTATTTATCTTTTTGCCTCTTCCGGTTTCGGGAAAATATCATCAGATCTTGCTCAGGCTTATGCTGATAAGGAGCTCTATCAAACTGCAATTGATAAGGCAAATAAAGATTTAAGGGTCATAGAAACTATAGGGAAAATACAACCCATAGATAAAATGACAATTTTGAATGGCGAGGTCAATTATTCAAAAGATAACAAAAGCGTCACTTCAACCATTAAAGTTCTGGGAGATAAGGGAAAAGCTAAATTGGATCTTATCGCTCATCGAAATGCTAAAAAATGGAAATATGAACAATTAAATATTCGGGTAATCAATCCGACAAAAAGTACACAAACGATTGAAGTTATAAAGTCTGAAAAGTAA
- a CDS encoding class I SAM-dependent methyltransferase, which yields MKKETDIALEFNEFSKNYTNDMIRCVPCYLELVSSFGKHFPEDFNPNSILDLGSGNGNITAQLIPYFPDATFTLVDASTEMIDLCRKQFKNYNVNYANTYFNDFSFKKDHYDLIVAGFSLHHCNKKEKRAIFENIYSSLKIGGIFSYCDLMISKTNPDHPQLLEQWGQFVNSNFPDGEKWAWVMEHYKNYDKPTDYLLQKEWLENAGFTNIRIPYRDGYWMYLQTRK from the coding sequence ATGAAAAAAGAAACGGACATAGCCTTGGAATTCAACGAATTTTCGAAGAATTACACCAATGATATGATTCGCTGTGTACCTTGTTACCTGGAACTGGTCTCAAGTTTTGGAAAACACTTTCCTGAAGATTTTAATCCTAATTCAATTCTTGACCTTGGTAGTGGGAACGGTAATATTACCGCTCAACTTATTCCTTATTTTCCAGATGCTACTTTTACCCTTGTAGACGCTTCTACTGAAATGATCGATCTATGCCGTAAACAGTTCAAAAATTATAACGTTAATTATGCTAATACGTATTTTAATGATTTTTCATTCAAAAAAGATCATTACGACCTGATTGTTGCAGGCTTCAGTTTACATCATTGCAACAAAAAAGAGAAACGAGCTATTTTCGAAAATATATATTCTTCTTTAAAAATTGGCGGAATATTTTCTTACTGCGATTTAATGATAAGTAAAACAAACCCAGATCATCCACAGCTTCTTGAGCAATGGGGTCAATTTGTGAACTCCAACTTCCCTGACGGTGAAAAATGGGCCTGGGTCATGGAACATTACAAAAACTATGATAAGCCAACAGATTATCTTCTTCAAAAGGAATGGCTCGAGAATGCCGGATTTACAAATATTCGAATTCCATACAGAGATGGATATTGGATGTACCTCCAGACCAGAAAATAA
- a CDS encoding ribose-phosphate pyrophosphokinase, whose amino-acid sequence MPATEAKIFNCTQSRELAEKIAGHYGTKLGNVITSTYSDGEFQPSFEESVRGSRVFIIGSTHPGSDHLMEMLLMLDAAKRASARHITAVMPYFGWARQDRKDKPRVPIAAKMIASILETAGATRIITMDLHADQIQGFFEKPVDHLYASTVFLPYLRKLGLDNLTIASPDMGGSKRAYAYSKALESDVVICYKQRAKANVISHMELIGDVTGKNVVLVDDMVDTAGTLTKAADLMMERGAKSVRAICTHPVLSGEAYDRIEKSKLEELIVTDSIPLRQESRKIKVVSCAELFADVMKRVQDNESISSKFIM is encoded by the coding sequence ATGCCTGCAACAGAAGCTAAGATCTTTAATTGTACCCAGAGTCGTGAACTTGCTGAAAAGATCGCTGGTCATTATGGTACAAAACTGGGGAACGTAATAACCTCTACTTATAGTGACGGTGAATTTCAACCTTCTTTTGAAGAATCGGTAAGAGGTTCACGAGTATTCATTATTGGTTCTACCCATCCCGGTAGCGATCATTTAATGGAAATGCTATTGATGCTGGATGCTGCAAAAAGAGCTTCTGCCAGACATATTACAGCTGTGATGCCATATTTTGGATGGGCAAGACAAGATAGAAAAGACAAGCCTCGTGTGCCCATCGCTGCGAAAATGATCGCAAGCATCCTGGAGACGGCGGGAGCTACAAGAATTATTACGATGGATCTTCATGCAGATCAGATTCAGGGATTTTTTGAAAAGCCTGTAGACCATCTTTATGCAAGTACCGTTTTTCTCCCATATCTAAGAAAACTTGGTCTTGATAATTTAACCATTGCATCCCCGGATATGGGTGGTTCCAAAAGAGCTTATGCCTATTCTAAAGCATTGGAAAGCGACGTGGTAATTTGTTATAAACAAAGGGCCAAAGCCAATGTGATTTCACATATGGAACTTATTGGAGACGTGACAGGAAAGAATGTTGTTTTGGTAGACGATATGGTAGATACTGCCGGGACGCTTACTAAAGCTGCAGATCTTATGATGGAACGTGGAGCAAAAAGTGTTCGCGCGATCTGTACGCATCCCGTACTTTCAGGAGAGGCTTACGATCGTATTGAAAAATCTAAGCTTGAGGAATTAATTGTAACAGATTCTATCCCGTTGCGCCAGGAAAGTAGAAAAATAAAAGTTGTGAGCTGTGCTGAACTTTTTGCTGATGTGATGAAGCGTGTTCAGGATAATGAGTCCATAAGTTCTAAGTTCATTATGTAA